Proteins encoded together in one Chryseobacterium taklimakanense window:
- the porT gene encoding type IX secretion/gliding motility protein PorT/SprT, whose product MVNNIFKITLLCSFLVSGLSHAQLFRTKDRMDKLQEFDEQKFSWGFFLAGNNFDYKLVLDPKLGMNGRQNAVQSKGSYSFGAGLIGKMKLNNSFDLRLEPGLQFVQRELVFDTQENSEFAAGTNSIPPFMPITLTDADKKRNLKSTYLDVPLLLEFHGDRWYNSRPYAAAGVNYMANLQSNENATEDNSTGVFRSTTHNFGWSVEAGLQFYFSRFKLTPGFRGTFVMNNELVKDNADTPPYWASAISAMHSRVFMFVLKFE is encoded by the coding sequence ATGGTGAACAATATTTTTAAAATTACGCTACTTTGCTCCTTTTTAGTCTCGGGGCTGTCACATGCGCAGCTTTTCCGCACCAAAGACCGGATGGACAAGTTGCAGGAATTTGATGAGCAGAAATTCAGCTGGGGCTTTTTCCTGGCGGGTAATAATTTCGACTACAAACTCGTCTTGGATCCAAAATTGGGGATGAACGGCAGGCAAAATGCAGTACAGTCTAAAGGCTCTTACAGTTTTGGCGCAGGACTGATCGGAAAAATGAAGCTTAACAACAGTTTCGATCTCCGTTTGGAACCCGGACTTCAGTTTGTGCAGAGAGAGCTCGTTTTCGACACACAGGAAAATTCAGAGTTTGCAGCGGGGACGAATTCAATCCCACCATTCATGCCCATAACTCTTACAGACGCCGACAAAAAAAGAAATTTAAAATCCACTTACCTGGATGTGCCGCTTTTGCTGGAGTTTCATGGTGACCGCTGGTACAATTCGCGCCCTTATGCTGCGGCAGGTGTTAATTATATGGCAAATTTGCAGTCTAACGAAAACGCAACTGAAGATAATTCAACGGGAGTTTTCAGAAGTACCACGCACAATTTCGGGTGGAGTGTTGAGGCCGGTTTGCAGTTTTACTTCAGCAGATTTAAGCTTACGCCAGGCTTCCGCGGCACTTTTGTGATGAATAATGAACTGGTGAAAGACAATGCAGACACGCCGCCATATTGGGCAAGCGCAATTTCTGCAATGCACAGCCGCGTATTTATGTTTGTTCTGAAATTTGAATAA